The following DNA comes from Papaver somniferum cultivar HN1 chromosome 4, ASM357369v1, whole genome shotgun sequence.
ATCAGCACAAATCGATCAAGTTCTGATGTTTTTTGGTTGTAGGCTTAGTTTTAAGACATGGGCATTGCTGGATGGAAGGTAGTATCATTTGGGTTTCTTAAAGAATGTGTACAGTGAGGTGTAAgctttaaaattttcttcattttgATGATTCTAAGCATTTAAAGGTTTGTTTCTATTGAATTTTTCGGTTTCCTTTTTTAAATTTCCACCCCCTGTATTTCTGTGCTTTTGGTAGAGATTTTAGATCAAATGGCATTGTAAATGAACACGGCAGAAATGCAAAAAACTGGTCCTTTTTTTTGTCAGTGCTCTTATTTTGAACATTCTTGAGCTTCTGTAAGCATTGTCATACAACAGAAACTTCTATATAAAACTGGAAGGCAATTGAatttctaatagatttattcgTTTCAGTACATACAGAATTGGAAACAGAAAATTACATGAATCCAAAGTACTGCCTATGTGGCCACTCTAAAAATCTGACAAAAAAAGAAGGCTTTGTACTACATTCTCTGCAGAAGCCCTAGCTAGTATGGTACCACTTTTTTGCCAGTCTATTCTGCAGAAAAATTGGTCTCATGGCAACTGTGGAAATTCCAATTCTACAACGGACTCCTTAATAAATAATAACTCCCCATCTTGAAATCACTGATCAGCAGCTTCTCAGATTCAAAGGCGGCAATGACAGAACTGGAATCTGATTGCAGCAGAACTTTACCCAAATGTTTGTAGAGAATCCAGACCAGAGCACATATGATGGCCAGAAATTCTGTAATAGAGATAGTGGCAATAGCAATTCCACCTGCAACAGCTTCTAAAACAACACCCACACAATTTCTGATGATGAAACCACGGCCGGCAGGACCAGGATTACCTCTATCTGCACCATCAGAACAAAGTACAAACTATGGACCAATCTGGAGGAGGTAGTTCCCAGAAAATATGTCTAACAACCACGATAcacttcaaacaaaaaaaaattaaagatcaTACACCCCATTCCACATCCAAACCATTAAATCTAATCCCACCGTCCTTTGTAAGTAAGCAGATTTTCATGTTAACTCCTCCGCTTGAAGGCTGAATACGACCAAATACCACTCTTTCTTTGATTGTGCATAAAGCATACTTAACCACGATTTCTTTAATAGCTGGACTAGAGTATGCTTAGCCAGTTTCAGCACCTCATCAAAGTTATCTGGACTTCTAAATGAAAGATTGCACCAAGCCAATTCCAAATCACCCTACTAAACTCACACCCCGTAGAATAGGAATCATATGATCAATGCAATCAATCCCAATACCAATTGAACATTCTTCCATGCTGCTGATGTAGGCTAGCTGGATATGGTTGACGACTGAAATCCTGCTTTATACTGATCGCTGGTTGCACCATTCATTGTCTCCTTCGATCTTGATTGTGAAGGGTCCTGGTCTGAGGACTGCAGTTGCAGATTTGTTTTGATTGCCAGTTATACTGGGAGTTTTGATTTTAATCTGTGGAGCAGCTTTGGACCTAATGCTGTAATATCACCTGGTACATTCATTCAGATGCAGAAAATCAATAGGATGAGAAACTCATCTTTGGTGACCACCAGAAAAAAAGCCACGCTTCTGATTTTATTTAAATTGCTATTAGAACTGTTATATGGAGAGATATGAATACCTGCTCCAAGTGTAAAGACAACAATTTCTCGCTCAGGGTAGGTGGAGATCTCCTGAACCAACTTGTCTATGATGTCTTCCTATATAAAGTGCCAGTTATAACAAATGACACTAAAGAGGATAAAACAGAAAGTAACAAAGAGAAACCAATAGGTTTTCTAGACAGGTTTAATAAATTGGACACCAGAAGCCGAGAGTGTAAGGAATTCATGGGCATGCTTCAGCAGCAGTGTCCAGAACTGACATTCATATTTAATCACATGGAATTTAAGCTAATTATTATTCTGGCATACCGTGAAAGGGATGTATTCAGATGGAGGGCCAATATATGTAGCCAGTTCTCTTCCGCTGACATCGCATACATTCATTTCTCTAGCAGCCCAAACCTAAAATTGAAACTAAATTATTGAATTTGCTGTACTAAGAAATGTGGAAGAAGGGGTTAGGATAGTAGACCTGTGTAATTACAACTCGATCTGCATTACTTAATGCATTTGAAAATTCATCCATAAATGCTGCAAGTCGGCTGCCAAAGTGAAAAAGCGAACTGGATGAGTAATTTTACTACATGTAAGAGTAACAATGTTGAAATCACATATGAAATATCTTTCGTAATCACATATGAAATATAATTCATTTCAGATTCAAAGTCAAACCTGAACGTATGTGGCTGAAATATCACCCATAGATCCTTGTGTGGGTATCTTGTACGAGCGGCTTGAAGAACTGCACGAACCGCTGTTGGATGATGAGCATAGTCATCGTATATTTGGCATCCATATATTTGACCAATCATCTCAAACCGTCTAGAAACACCAAGAAAGTTGCTCAAGTGTGACTCAACTCTATCAACAGATTCATAAGATAAGCTTTTATCACCTATCAGCGCAGTAACAGCAGCTATCACCTTCGAATTCAGAAAAATGAAGTCAAGCAAACATATTTCTGAAACAACTTCAAAGACCTCATTCACCCATCTGACGCCAACTGTATATAATGACAAAAGGTTGGGATAGAGATTAAAGGTTGAACTCACTGCTAATGAGTTGAGGACATTATGAGTTCCTGGTATTTTTAAGCTGATGTTTGCCACTGGATACCCTTTGTGATTCTGCAGGCACTTAAAAATAGTCAGAATGCACCACCAGTATCTATACATATCATTAGCAATCAATAAGCATCAGATACTTACAACAATGGAGAAATGAAGTTCTTTACTGCTATGAAATATACTTTTAGTAATGCAAGAGAAAACTCTGAGCACTTCTACTTCCTGTTAAATTTCGCAAGTGAACAGATATGGTAGGGACGAGGAATTTTACCAGGACATAGTCAACACCACCTTGCGAGTTGGGGACAATAAAAGATGCATTCCACTCATTGAGACTTGAAATTCCATACGTGGTAACTCTGTGGTGTGCAGTCGACTCTGTGGAACTTGGAACAAATTGCTCATCATTGGATGCAGTTTCTATATCTGCCTCCCTCAGCAGAGAATATGCACCCTCACTGCAAGGCCCCTTACAAAAAATTTTGAATCAGAGACTAAAGAGAAGATCCAGTATTGTGAGGCTGTTTTCTTTAGGCCCCTTAAAAGTCGCATTTGACAACAAAAATATTCCAGTCTCTGGTTACATTATAGGACTAAATGTAAAGCATACGTAGCTTGCTACAAGACTTGAAAGTTGTAATAGTCTAGTATGTGCTGGTGTACTGTGATGAGGAACGAGTTAGACAATTCATACCTATCCCCACATAAGATGAGATATCCTCCTACTCTGATCTGCTTCAAAAACTTTCTGAATGATTTTCTCACTGCTTCCTAATTGAGAAAAGCGCGTCAACAAGACCATGGATAGATATAATATGAAATTCAGGCCGAGTTTTCAAGTAGCCAACCTCATTTTTAAATTGGTCAACATGCTCCCATTCAACATTTGTTACCACAGCAATGTAAGGTGATAATCCCAGAAAACAGTCATCATATTCATCAGCCTGCGTTGTATAAAAAGTGTTTAGGATACAAACCATCAGCATCTAGTAGTCGAAATGGTAAAAAAGAGACACTACAACTAACCTCCAAGACAAAATTGTGCCCCTTCCCTGAGAGAATATTACCTCCTGAAAACTGAAAACAGAAAGCTTGATTAGCTTGATTTAATATTGACAAATTCAGCAATCCTTTTCTAATATGAAATCATTAATCTGAGAACCACAACTTGAAAGTAAAACCAAGATAGTTATACCATCAACTCCTGTTACCTCCAAACTTCTGCCTTGAAAAGAATATAGTGTTTCACGCTAAGAAAATTAACAGGGAGAATACCTGAGGCACATTTGCACCAACAACAGCAGTAAGATCATCTCCCATTGATTTCAAAACATAAGCAAGCATAGCAGTAGTTGTACTTTTTCCTACAAAATATCAAAGTTCAGAAATGTCAGAGAACTTTGGATACATTATGCATGAACTGCAAACATTTTAAACAAGAATCGCATCAAGGGTGTTCAAATTTACACTCGAAAGAATGAAATCTTGATTACCATGAGTTCCACTGACAGCAATAAGATTGTAATCCGACGTTACCATTCCTAACCACTTATCCCTCTTATATCTGTATTCAAAGCAAAAATGCATCACATTCTACTGGTATTATGAAAATGTTTGCAACTGAAGTAAAAAAATACTCACACAGGTAATCCGAGCGACTTCGCGTGCAAAATCTCAACATTATGTGAAGGAATCGCacttgaaagaacaacaaaatcaggTAAATTTCCAACCCCGTTTCTTAAATTATTAGCTGAATGACCTAACCATACTTTTGCACCAGCTTCTTGTAATCCGTTCAATGACTCATTCCATACAATATCTGATCCACTGActtcaaaaccctaacaaatccataaaatcagtaaacaaaaaaaaaaaaaaattgaccaaaatTTATTATAAAGACATAAATGAATTTAACTTTTACTTGATTGAGAGCAAGTTTAGCAAGTGCTGATAATCCAGACCCTCCGATTCCAATGAAATGAACCCGTTTTCTTAAACTAGGGTTTTCAATTTTGAGAGGAGAATTGATGGTTTGATCTTGATTGGAGACTGATATAAGTTTTGCTGGGGCATGGTAAAAGAGGGATTTGAATGGGGTGGAATTGAAAGGAGAGTGATGGGATTCCTTAATACTAAGTTTAGGGTTTCGGTTGTGAGACTTCGGTTGAAAATCGGATACtgatcttgagattgatatcgcCATGGATTTCATTGCTGCTCTTTGATTAGAAATTTTTTGCTTTGTTTTCATTTCCCggtattaaattttgtattttaatACGGTGTGGGTGGGCTTGGGTTAATTTGCAGTAATTAATTTGGATTCTCAAACTCTTGTCTTTATTTGTTTTATACCTCCTTTATCCAAAAGGCTTCGACATCTACTCTTCCAGAAGACTGATTTTTAACCCGAGTTTCGGCGTgccatgctttggtgatggatagatgttcatttgaatcaaatgatgtcaTTGTTGTATGTATTGGGAGAGTTAGAAAGATTCGATTATGATATGAGTTTTGGATAGTATATGCATCTGCCTCGAGATCCGTATCTGGATCCGAGTCTCGCATAGAGGCAGATGTCAGACCCGTTAATATATTAGTTTTTGTCAGAACCGATTCGCTGATTCAGACCTAATCTCTTATTCAGACCGAACAAAATACTCCTGaccaaacacatttttgtgttagatttaactcaaaagaaaaaacattgaGTCAGAACAGGCGAATCGGGCAATTTTTGTAAATCCATACAAGTCAAATCCGGATGCATCGGGTAATTTTTGTAAATTCAAATGAGtcagatccaaaaaaaaaaaaaagattatgatgttagagcatagcagAGACTTGTGTGTCTCAATAACTATGAGGATCGGATTCTCGTATTTTGAAGTCAGTGGTTTGAGTTTTTTTTGCTGAAATGCTTAGTTGATGAAAATGTCGAGAATTAAATTTATTCTTTATTGTTCCGCAAAGACCTATTATTGAGAGTGATGCTGAAAGAACAGTGAAGGTGCTGATAGATGAGAAAGACTCTGATACTTACTGATTAAATCACTTAACTTTTTGAATCAAGAGCTCAAGTTGAGAAAGTTAGCTGATGTTAAATTTATGTTTAACAAAAGAGATATGGGCCTATGACATACGATGGATGGGCCTTTAGGTTTCATTTGCACAATTTTGGGCTCAATAAAGTTTCATGTACATAGGTACGGGGTCAGCATTTGGCCCGTAATCCgaggatttaaccgggaccaaccgttcatttgcggatggatgcacggaccgttcgttaatggttggatgcggatggaatttttgaaatccaaaggCTTACGGATCGGACCAGGATGCAactttgaaaatccgttggacatccatatccgttaaattaagtGCATTTATATAGTTCTATAAAATATTATGGGTCATCTAGGAATTCATAAAGTGTTTACTTGTGGTGTTGTACATGGCATTTTTATCTTCCTATACATATATAGGATATGTAGGTTTTATGAGgagtcatttgtgttggctttattttttttattataagttttaactaaaacaaattcattggattatccgtatccaatccgtccatccgtgtatccattggatgcaaatcggTTGGATgtagattggatgcggatgccaaattgaAATCCGTAATGTACTGAATTGGATGCGGATGGggtgaaaaccggtccatacttgcccatgctcacccctatacATAGTAAGGAACCAAGAAGGCAAGAATCCGAGATTCAGAAACCTACATAAACTCAGAAAGGGTCTGTATTTTTACTCCTCAAGTTAGCGTCATAGTTCAAACTTCAAGATTTAGAAGCTTACTTAAACTCAACAAAGGACTTACTAAACAGAGAAAGGGCTTACTCGTAATTAACACAAGTCCATCCCTATATAAGGCAAACTGAATATCCGAAATCCACAGTTTTACAATTCCAGTTTTGGTTCCGAGGCTTCTTTATTTTCAAAGTTTAGCATTTTCATTCCGTCAAAGGTTAATTCAGATACTGCCGATCGGATTTTATTTCAAATCAATAATGGATGTCAACAGattaggaggaggaggtggagccGTCTGCATTCATTGGAGGGCAGGTAGATGTACAAGGAATCCGCGTCGGTTTAGCCAGTGAACTACCTTCAGATCAGGTGAATTTCTCTGCTCCGAATACCTACAATCGAGCAGATACACAGGCTTCAAACTCGGGGAGAGATCAAGGAGGACctagaagttcatgattaattacGGATCCTCCGAAGACTATTTGCAAATTTTGGATGGCTGGTAAATGTTCTTTCGGTAAAAGATGCAAATTCTTGCATCAGTGGTTTGTCAGTGATGATTTCACAATGTTGGCGCAACTTGCTGGGCACGAGAAGAAGGCCATTACTGGGCACGAGGAGAATAAGGCCATTACTGGGATTGCTTTCCCAATGGGGTCTAACAAATTATACTCTGGTAGCAAAGATGGAACTCTTCAGGTCTGGGACTGTCAAACTGGCAAGTCTGCTGCTGTAATTAGCCTTGGATCGGAAGTTGGCTGtgtctagggctgcacaacgggtagggtgggtaggatatggactatacccgtcaccctacccgtttactggcggttaaaaaaatctttacccgccactctacccgccaaataatggatagggtaggatacggttaagaAACTGgtgggtagggtagggttggcgggtatgggtagggtatgtgcactcctaggtagggtgggtaggatatggcatatatccgccaccctacccgtttactggcggttaagaaaatctttacccgccaccctacccgccaaatagtgaataggataggatacggtcaaaaaactggcgggtaggatatgtgcacccctagctGTGTCATCAGTGAAGGCCCCTGGGTTGTTGCTGGAATCAATAAGTCTGTCAAGGCTTGGAACATTCAAACACATAATGAACTCAGTCTTAGTGGTCCATCTGGACTAGTTTATGCCCTGGCTGTGGAAAAAGAAATGCTATTTGCTGGAGCACAGGATGGTAGCATATTGGTCTGGAAATTTGTTGCTGCAACCAATGGTTTCGAGCCTGCTGCTGCTCTAAAGGGTCATAGTGCTTCTGTTCTTACCTTAGTGGTAGGCAATAAAATACTCTACTCTGGATCCATGGATAGCACAATAAGGTTGTGGGCACTTGAGACATTACAGTGCATTTATACTCTGACAGATCACACATCACCCGTAATGTCTGTTCTTTGCTGGGATCAGTTTT
Coding sequences within:
- the LOC113271840 gene encoding zinc finger CCCH domain-containing protein 17-like → MDVNRLGGGGGAVCIHWRTICKFWMAGKCSFGKRCKFLHQWFVSDDFTMLAQLAGHEKKAITGHEENKAITGIAFPMGSNKLYSGSKDGTLQVWDCQTGKSAAVISLGSEVGCVISEGPWVVAGINKSVKAWNIQTHNELSLSGPSGLVYALAVEKEMLFAGAQDGSILVWKFVAATNGFEPAAALKGHSASVLTLVVGNKILYSGSMDSTIRLWALETLQCIYTLTDHTSPVMSVLCWDQFLLSCSLDKTIKVWAKTESGKLEVTYTKQEEHGLLALSGMPDAQGKPVLLCSCNDNTVHLYDLPSFKERGKICAKGETRAIHTAPGGLFFTGDGNGELKVWKWNEQSPEAATTIQQ
- the LOC113274610 gene encoding uncharacterized protein LOC113274610 isoform X1, coding for MKSMAISISRSVSDFQPKSHNRNPKLSIKESHHSPFNSTPFKSLFYHAPAKLISVSNQDQTINSPLKIENPSLRKRVHFIGIGGSGLSALAKLALNQGFEVSGSDIVWNESLNGLQEAGAKVWLGHSANNLRNGVGNLPDFVVLSSAIPSHNVEILHAKSLGLPVYKRDKWLGMVTSDYNLIAVSGTHGKSTTTAMLAYVLKSMGDDLTAVVGANVPQFSGGNILSGKGHNFVLEADEYDDCFLGLSPYIAVVTNVEWEHVDQFKNEEAVRKSFRKFLKQIRVGGYLILCGDSEGAYSLLREADIETASNDEQFVPSSTESTAHHRVTTYGISSLNEWNASFIVPNSQGGVDYVLNHKGYPVANISLKIPGTHNVLNSLAVIAAVTALIGDKSLSYESVDRVESHLSNFLGVSRRFEMIGQIYGCQIYDDYAHHPTAVRAVLQAARTRYPHKDLWVIFQPHTFSRLAAFMDEFSNALSNADRVVITQVWAAREMNVCDVSGRELATYIGPPSEYIPFTEDIIDKLVQEISTYPEREIVVFTLGAGDITALGPKLLHRLKSKLPV
- the LOC113274610 gene encoding uncharacterized protein LOC113274610 isoform X2, which codes for MVTSDYNLIAVSGTHGKSTTTAMLAYVLKSMGDDLTAVVGANVPQFSGGNILSGKGHNFVLEADEYDDCFLGLSPYIAVVTNVEWEHVDQFKNEEAVRKSFRKFLKQIRVGGYLILCGDSEGAYSLLREADIETASNDEQFVPSSTESTAHHRVTTYGISSLNEWNASFIVPNSQGGVDYVLNHKGYPVANISLKIPGTHNVLNSLAVIAAVTALIGDKSLSYESVDRVESHLSNFLGVSRRFEMIGQIYGCQIYDDYAHHPTAVRAVLQAARTRYPHKDLWVIFQPHTFSRLAAFMDEFSNALSNADRVVITQVWAAREMNVCDVSGRELATYIGPPSEYIPFTEDIIDKLVQEISTYPEREIVVFTLGAGDITALGPKLLHRLKSKLPV